In Rosa chinensis cultivar Old Blush chromosome 1, RchiOBHm-V2, whole genome shotgun sequence, a genomic segment contains:
- the LOC112191036 gene encoding RNA helicase aquarius-like, producing MVLVLEADVAVVPKCYLSALYIHEKGKLFTQLVDLLQFYEGFEINDNFGKQLTDDEVLQSHYDRVQSFQLLAFTKIPKLQQLALV from the exons ATGGTACTG GTACTTGAGGCTGATGTTGCTGTTGTTCCGAAATGCTACTTGAGTGCTTTGTATATACATGAAAAGGGGAAGCTCTTTACCCAACTTGTTGACTTGCTGCAGTTTTATGAAGGATTTGAGATTAATGATAATTTTGGGAAACAATTGACGGATGATGAAGTGCTCCAATCTCATTATGATCGCGTACAATCTTTTCAGCTGCTTGCTTTTACAAAGATTCCTAAG TTGCAACAGCTTGCATTGGTTTAA